The region AGTCGGCGGTGCTGCTCGACATGGTCGCCCGGATCGACCCGGCGACGCCGGTGGTCTTCCTCGACACCGGCAAGCACTTCGGCGAGACCCTGCGCTACCGCAACGCCCTGGCCGCGCGGCTCGGCCTCAGCGACCTCCGCAGCGCCGCACCATCGCCTGCGGCCCTGGCCGAAGAGGATCGCGACGGCCTGCTCTTCGCCCGCGATCCGGACCGCTGCTGCGCCCTGCGCAAGACCCTGCCCCTGACGGAAGCCCTGGCCGGCTTCGAGGCCTGGATCACCGGCCGCAAGGCCTTCCAGGCCGCGACCCGGGCCGGACTACCGCTCTTCGAGAGCGACGGCCCGCGGATCAAGGTCAATCCCCTCCGGCACTGGCGCCCGGCCTGGATCGCCGAGCACTTCGCCCGCCACGGCCTGCCGCCGCACCCGCTCGAGGCGGAGGGCTTCCGCTCGATCGGCTGCTATACTTGCACCGCACGGGCGGCGCCCCAGGCCGACGCCCGCGCCGGCCGCTGGCCCGGC is a window of Kiloniellales bacterium DNA encoding:
- a CDS encoding phosphoadenylyl-sulfate reductase, yielding MTLCLSDAERGRLAAERARTFEARYGQLGAEAALRLAIRDLFPGRIALVSSFGAESAVLLDMVARIDPATPVVFLDTGKHFGETLRYRNALAARLGLSDLRSAAPSPAALAEEDRDGLLFARDPDRCCALRKTLPLTEALAGFEAWITGRKAFQAATRAGLPLFESDGPRIKVNPLRHWRPAWIAEHFARHGLPPHPLEAEGFRSIGCYTCTARAAPQADARAGRWPGLAKTECGIHVGLGG